One window of the Leptospira dzoumogneensis genome contains the following:
- a CDS encoding sensor histidine kinase produces MGIFSKRKSIVLIAAFFFSAYCTPSPKKALLENGVIDWEKSREQGKCFRMTGEWKFAWLGSTPDTSLPKEPEKFSTSIVPGSWTKHDWPGSDEGEFPKYGKALYRVDLVSSTPVESLHLVSYDQGTNYRILFNGKIINEVGKVGDPTEDGLELRTSYSILPAWQGLVHLDFEISNYQYRKGGLWKPPILGTPECVGRYYMDRRDLEGILCGGLFFLGLFHIFVSVFYKKDSSALILGILSITVGLRLYSTGVRLFPEHFLVGPEIYLRTEFISWFMGMPLAQHFLLEVFPMNFGKKFLKLGYIFAGIFTLITLFTGPAVYSYLINPSYLLFVFNGACSLVVLAKAVSRKMVGAYIYLTGFIFLLFFMISEILFHAELLDSWELSGIGVGIFVLGNSLSLSNKMLSGFREREKVQEILNTNLEELVRKRTRELEFARDEAEAANKAKSEFLINVDHEVRTPMNGIMGITQMLLDSDLKPEHQEMLELLKRSGDAMMVILGSMLDASSLEKGTLYLLNKRFSLKASVYEAAMRVEDKIRRKNLDFSVTLSDNLPEIVEGDEERFKTMLLVLLENAEKFTVKGFVKLSGEKIQDTNLDYRLRFRVQDSGIGIPEDKLGSIFNPFQQVDSGVTKPFQGAGLGLALCKALAQKMDGDISVQSTPGKGSEFILEIALSKPEIQS; encoded by the coding sequence ATGGGAATTTTCTCAAAACGGAAGTCTATCGTTCTAATTGCGGCATTCTTCTTTTCCGCGTATTGTACACCTTCTCCTAAAAAGGCTTTATTAGAGAATGGTGTTATAGATTGGGAAAAATCCAGGGAGCAGGGAAAATGTTTTAGAATGACCGGAGAGTGGAAGTTCGCCTGGTTAGGCTCCACTCCTGATACAAGTCTTCCTAAAGAGCCTGAAAAATTTTCCACAAGTATTGTTCCGGGCAGTTGGACCAAACATGATTGGCCCGGTTCCGACGAGGGAGAATTCCCAAAATACGGAAAAGCATTGTATAGAGTGGACTTAGTCTCTTCTACCCCGGTGGAAAGTTTACATTTAGTTTCTTATGACCAGGGAACAAATTATCGAATACTATTTAACGGAAAAATAATTAACGAAGTGGGGAAGGTAGGAGATCCGACCGAAGATGGTCTGGAACTTAGGACCAGTTATTCTATTCTTCCCGCATGGCAAGGCCTTGTGCATCTTGATTTTGAAATTTCAAATTATCAGTACAGAAAGGGAGGACTTTGGAAACCTCCTATCTTAGGCACTCCGGAATGTGTAGGCCGATATTATATGGATAGAAGGGACTTAGAAGGAATACTCTGCGGAGGACTTTTCTTTTTAGGTCTATTCCATATTTTTGTATCTGTTTTTTATAAAAAAGATTCTTCCGCTTTGATACTCGGGATCCTTTCCATCACGGTGGGACTTAGGTTATATTCCACCGGAGTCAGATTATTCCCCGAGCATTTTTTAGTAGGACCTGAAATATATCTTAGGACTGAATTTATTTCCTGGTTTATGGGAATGCCTTTGGCTCAGCACTTTTTATTAGAAGTGTTTCCTATGAACTTCGGAAAAAAATTCCTGAAGTTAGGATATATTTTCGCAGGGATTTTTACTTTAATCACTTTGTTTACCGGACCCGCGGTCTATTCTTATTTGATCAATCCTTCTTACCTCCTATTCGTATTTAATGGTGCCTGTTCTTTGGTTGTTTTAGCAAAAGCAGTTTCTCGTAAAATGGTGGGAGCTTATATTTATCTCACCGGTTTTATCTTCTTATTATTTTTCATGATAAGCGAGATACTATTCCATGCGGAACTTTTAGATTCATGGGAACTGAGTGGGATCGGTGTCGGAATATTCGTACTCGGAAATTCACTTTCTTTATCCAACAAGATGTTGAGTGGATTTAGAGAAAGAGAGAAGGTACAAGAAATTTTAAATACCAACCTGGAAGAGTTGGTCCGAAAAAGGACCAGGGAATTGGAATTTGCAAGAGATGAGGCAGAGGCCGCCAACAAAGCAAAAAGTGAATTTTTGATAAACGTAGACCATGAGGTCAGAACTCCTATGAACGGGATCATGGGGATCACTCAGATGTTATTGGATTCGGATCTCAAACCGGAACATCAAGAAATGTTGGAGTTACTCAAAAGAAGCGGGGATGCGATGATGGTCATCCTGGGCTCTATGCTGGACGCCTCCAGTTTGGAAAAAGGTACATTATATCTTTTGAATAAACGTTTTAGTCTGAAAGCTTCCGTTTACGAAGCGGCCATGAGGGTGGAAGACAAGATCCGTAGAAAGAATCTGGATTTCAGCGTGACACTTTCTGATAACCTTCCGGAGATCGTAGAAGGCGACGAAGAAAGATTTAAAACAATGCTTTTGGTCCTTTTGGAAAATGCGGAGAAGTTCACGGTAAAAGGATTCGTCAAACTTTCAGGAGAAAAAATCCAGGATACCAATCTGGATTATAGACTTAGATTTAGGGTCCAAGACTCAGGTATAGGAATTCCGGAAGATAAACTCGGTTCTATATTCAATCCATTCCAACAGGTGGATTCAGGAGTCACTAAACCTTTCCAAGGAGCAGGGCTCGGGCTCGCACTTTGTAAGGCTCTCGCTCAGAAGATGGACGGGGATATCTCCGTCCAAAGTACGCCTGGAAAAGGTTCCGAATTCATACTGGAAATAGCACTATCTAAACCGGAAATCCAATCTTGA
- a CDS encoding chloride channel protein, whose product MDRIQALLKNPVFILSKKNPFMLSRWSILYVLLGLFAGVFSAVFWKILEYLTKLLAGFQGNSIVLIMTLSGLGIGLLIYFLGEPGEISLVIDNIRFRGGKLDPKNNPSMSLSSLLSISSGGSAGPEAPLVQITGSFGSWFAEKIGLEGEELRSMTIAGMAAGFTSLFGSPLGGALFALEILQHRHVVEYYEALLPAFLSSCSAYFVFLFMTDMGIGPTWEFPQYVPGGIEDFQYAIGFGMAGAIVGWIFYGIFRITKFSFSKITLPIFVKTTIGGLLLGCIAYYEPLTRYFGHDQLNEIVVTKGNWIFFGTLALLKILAINITVSSGWRGGIIIPLFFVGAVAGRFFMDFFPSENESFLLICLMASVNASVTKTPISTTILLTGLTGVSNFTPVLFASLSGYFLSPKAPFISSQADSV is encoded by the coding sequence ATGGATCGGATCCAAGCTCTTTTAAAAAATCCAGTTTTCATTTTATCTAAAAAGAATCCATTCATGCTTTCCAGATGGAGTATTTTGTACGTACTCCTCGGATTATTTGCGGGAGTATTCTCCGCAGTATTCTGGAAAATCCTGGAATACCTTACTAAACTTTTAGCCGGTTTCCAAGGCAATTCGATCGTTCTGATCATGACTTTGTCAGGGCTAGGTATAGGTCTTCTAATCTATTTCTTGGGAGAACCTGGAGAAATTTCATTAGTAATCGATAATATTCGTTTTAGGGGAGGAAAACTCGACCCTAAGAACAATCCTTCTATGAGTTTGTCTTCTTTGCTTAGTATTTCTTCCGGAGGAAGCGCTGGACCGGAAGCCCCACTCGTTCAGATCACCGGATCTTTCGGAAGTTGGTTTGCCGAAAAGATAGGGTTAGAAGGAGAAGAGCTTAGATCCATGACTATTGCCGGAATGGCAGCGGGATTTACCTCTCTATTCGGTTCTCCTTTAGGAGGGGCATTATTCGCGTTGGAAATTCTACAACATAGACATGTGGTAGAATATTACGAGGCACTTCTTCCCGCATTCCTCTCCAGTTGTAGCGCCTATTTTGTATTCTTATTTATGACGGATATGGGGATCGGGCCCACTTGGGAATTTCCTCAATATGTTCCGGGTGGGATAGAAGATTTCCAATACGCCATCGGATTCGGAATGGCAGGAGCAATAGTCGGCTGGATCTTTTATGGAATATTCAGAATTACTAAATTTTCTTTCTCTAAAATAACTCTTCCTATTTTTGTAAAGACCACGATCGGCGGATTGCTCTTAGGTTGTATTGCTTATTACGAACCGCTTACCCGTTATTTCGGACATGACCAGTTGAATGAGATAGTGGTCACCAAAGGGAATTGGATCTTTTTCGGGACCTTAGCTCTATTAAAGATATTGGCGATCAATATCACTGTTTCCAGCGGTTGGAGAGGAGGGATTATCATCCCGTTATTTTTTGTGGGAGCAGTAGCAGGTAGATTTTTTATGGATTTCTTTCCGTCCGAGAACGAATCTTTTCTACTGATCTGTTTGATGGCATCCGTGAACGCTTCCGTTACCAAAACGCCTATCAGCACCACTATATTACTCACCGGATTGACAGGAGTTTCCAATTTTACTCCCGTATTATTCGCCTCTTTAAGCGGATACTTCCTATCTCCTAAGGCTCCGTTTATCAGTTCTCAGGCGGATTCGGTTTGA
- the purM gene encoding phosphoribosylformylglycinamidine cyclo-ligase — protein sequence MQEEISYKSSGVDTEAGQEFVKKIKQNVESTHGPRVLGGLGGFSGAFDVSFLKNYKNPILLSGTDGVGTKVELARLFNIHDTIGIDLVAMCVNDILVSGGEPLFFLDYIACGKLIPERMERIVAGIVKGCKLSGAALLGGETAEHPGTMDPDEYDLGGFVVGAVEKEDLIDGSKIKPGDIVLGLESSGPHSNGFSLIRKLYLEGGRKLPADPGLVDFLKEFALRPTRIYVQSILNLTKKAEVKGMVHITGGGFYENIPRVLPDSLAVEIHRNKLPENPFFARVQKDFPSLSEKELYSTFNMGIGYIVIVSPESVADATAALEEKGELVHKIGVITSKNKESVLFV from the coding sequence ATGCAAGAAGAAATCAGTTATAAATCCTCCGGAGTCGATACGGAAGCCGGCCAAGAATTCGTTAAAAAGATCAAACAAAACGTGGAATCCACCCATGGCCCTAGAGTTTTAGGCGGGCTGGGAGGATTTTCAGGCGCATTCGACGTTTCCTTCCTCAAAAATTATAAAAACCCGATATTGCTCAGCGGCACAGACGGCGTAGGCACCAAGGTAGAACTCGCTCGTTTATTCAATATCCATGATACGATCGGCATAGACTTAGTTGCGATGTGCGTGAATGATATTCTTGTCTCAGGTGGAGAGCCTTTATTCTTCTTAGATTATATAGCATGCGGTAAATTGATCCCGGAAAGAATGGAAAGGATCGTTGCAGGTATCGTAAAAGGATGTAAACTTTCAGGCGCAGCATTACTCGGCGGAGAAACTGCGGAACATCCCGGCACAATGGATCCGGACGAATACGATTTAGGCGGATTCGTAGTGGGTGCAGTGGAGAAGGAAGACTTAATAGATGGATCCAAGATCAAACCAGGAGACATCGTTTTAGGTTTGGAATCTTCCGGTCCTCATAGCAACGGATTTTCCCTCATCCGTAAATTGTATTTAGAAGGTGGAAGAAAACTTCCCGCAGATCCAGGGTTAGTCGATTTCTTAAAAGAATTCGCACTTCGTCCTACAAGAATTTATGTACAGAGTATACTGAACCTGACCAAGAAGGCGGAAGTAAAAGGAATGGTGCATATCACCGGAGGAGGTTTTTATGAAAACATTCCTAGAGTGCTACCTGATTCCTTAGCAGTGGAGATCCACAGGAATAAACTTCCTGAAAATCCTTTCTTTGCCAGAGTTCAGAAAGATTTTCCTTCTTTATCCGAAAAGGAATTGTATTCCACTTTTAATATGGGAATCGGATACATAGTCATCGTTTCTCCAGAGTCCGTAGCAGATGCGACTGCGGCTTTGGAAGAAAAAGGAGAACTGGTCCATAAAATCGGAGTAATCACTTCGAAAAATAAAGAGTCTGTTCTTTTTGTCTGA
- the lsa19 gene encoding adhesin Lsa19: MNSISISKLVTILLVPSLFFFCRPKEEETTDAIVSFIVGKATAEKAGSVLKASDRVIESEIVKTDKDATLDLTTTLGTVRLLGGSEASIAALRADQNYIKINSGNILVKVAKLKKNESISIDTPTVVAAVRGTQFWGQVNPANETGTFAVREGSVQITRKDDEARVLVKAGEAVDLGPGIKALKVRPAAAGELSAMEQIDQMK; this comes from the coding sequence ATGAACTCTATATCCATATCAAAGCTAGTTACGATCCTATTAGTTCCAAGCCTATTCTTCTTCTGCAGACCTAAAGAAGAAGAAACTACGGATGCAATCGTCTCCTTTATCGTAGGAAAAGCGACTGCGGAAAAAGCAGGCTCCGTTCTGAAAGCAAGTGATCGTGTTATTGAATCAGAAATCGTAAAAACGGATAAGGACGCCACCTTAGACCTAACCACTACTTTAGGGACAGTTAGACTCTTAGGTGGTTCAGAGGCTTCTATCGCTGCATTGAGAGCGGATCAAAATTATATTAAGATCAACTCAGGTAATATTTTGGTAAAAGTCGCCAAACTGAAAAAGAACGAATCCATCTCAATCGACACTCCAACCGTAGTAGCTGCTGTTAGAGGAACCCAATTCTGGGGCCAAGTGAACCCTGCCAACGAAACCGGAACATTCGCAGTGAGAGAAGGTAGTGTTCAGATCACCAGAAAAGACGACGAAGCAAGAGTTTTGGTAAAAGCGGGAGAAGCAGTGGACTTGGGACCGGGGATCAAGGCTCTAAAAGTTCGCCCTGCAGCTGCGGGTGAGCTCTCAGCAATGGAACAAATCGACCAAATGAAATAG
- the murI gene encoding glutamate racemase — MRNNKERVPKIGVMDSGMGGLSVLKELLDLPYSVNFLYYGDLAHAPYGEKQTSEVLDLTRNVCNIFLKEEVDAILLACNTATSASAYRLREELSVPVFGMEPAIKPALLAHPGEKIALLATSVTHREEKLQDLKSELGASERVVHLNCDGLAALVDRGKWEDAKLLLKNILKIPQEQGIKALVLGCTHYVFLKNEIKDLYPEAILHDGNLGTVRHLVRSLHLDEKQGQPNYTLFFSSPNNLKETEGLASRLLQKVSP; from the coding sequence ATGAGAAACAATAAAGAAAGAGTTCCTAAGATCGGAGTAATGGATTCCGGAATGGGAGGACTTTCCGTTCTAAAGGAACTCTTGGATCTTCCCTATTCCGTAAATTTTCTCTATTACGGGGATCTTGCTCATGCTCCTTATGGGGAAAAACAAACTTCCGAAGTTTTAGATCTCACTCGTAACGTGTGTAATATCTTCTTAAAGGAAGAAGTGGATGCGATCCTTCTTGCTTGCAATACTGCTACCTCCGCTTCCGCTTATAGACTAAGGGAAGAATTATCCGTACCCGTATTCGGCATGGAGCCTGCGATCAAACCAGCGCTTCTCGCTCATCCCGGAGAAAAAATTGCGTTACTCGCAACTTCAGTTACTCATAGGGAGGAAAAATTACAGGACTTAAAATCCGAATTAGGCGCCTCCGAAAGAGTGGTTCACCTGAATTGTGACGGACTTGCAGCACTCGTGGATCGTGGAAAATGGGAAGATGCCAAACTTCTTCTTAAAAACATATTAAAAATCCCGCAAGAACAAGGAATTAAGGCTCTTGTATTGGGATGCACACATTACGTATTCTTGAAAAACGAAATCAAAGACCTTTATCCGGAGGCGATCCTTCATGATGGTAACCTGGGGACTGTCCGCCATTTAGTCAGATCTCTTCATTTGGATGAAAAACAAGGGCAGCCTAATTACACTCTCTTCTTTTCTTCCCCTAATAACCTAAAGGAAACGGAAGGTCTGGCCTCTCGGTTATTACAAAAGGTATCCCCATAA
- a CDS encoding pyridoxal phosphate-dependent aminotransferase yields the protein MRRNIVHSGADALIYEIRQIVGVAKKLEALGVPITYENIGDPIQKGEKVAPWMKKIVSDLILEDKSWAYTATQGYEKTRNFLADKVNERGGAQITAEDILFFNGLGDAVAKIFGFLRREARVIGPSPAYSTLSSAEAAHSGYEHMTYNLNPEQGWMPDLEDIENKVKYNDSIAGILLINPDNPTGAVYDKNVMREIVKIAEKYDVMLICDETYAHVNYSETGTIHLSEVIGNKVPGMALRSVSKEFPWPGGRCGWLEIFNKDKDPVFARYAKSLLDAKMLEVCSTTLPQMAIPEVYSHPQFLPHLKERNEKFRKKAKLATESFKGLKGVTVVEPKGAFYLTVAFDKGVLGDKMTLPISNLQAEEFIRPLLGNCAPDRRFVYYLLASTGICVVPLSSFCTDRDGFRVTLLEEDEEKFRWIYNTLRKSIEDYTASA from the coding sequence ATGAGAAGAAATATCGTTCATAGCGGTGCTGATGCTCTCATTTACGAGATCCGTCAGATCGTAGGAGTCGCTAAAAAGTTAGAAGCTCTTGGAGTTCCGATCACGTACGAGAATATCGGGGACCCCATACAAAAAGGAGAGAAGGTCGCTCCTTGGATGAAAAAGATCGTTTCGGATCTGATCCTCGAAGACAAGTCCTGGGCCTATACGGCTACACAAGGATATGAGAAGACCAGAAATTTTTTAGCGGATAAAGTGAACGAAAGAGGCGGAGCCCAGATCACCGCGGAGGATATATTATTCTTCAACGGACTTGGTGACGCAGTCGCTAAAATTTTCGGATTTTTAAGAAGAGAAGCTCGAGTTATAGGACCAAGTCCTGCATATTCTACACTATCTTCTGCGGAAGCGGCTCACTCAGGTTATGAGCATATGACCTATAATTTGAATCCGGAGCAGGGTTGGATGCCTGATCTGGAAGATATAGAGAATAAGGTCAAATACAACGATTCGATTGCTGGAATTCTTCTCATCAATCCGGATAATCCTACCGGCGCAGTATATGATAAAAATGTAATGCGTGAGATCGTTAAGATTGCGGAAAAATACGATGTAATGCTCATCTGCGACGAGACATACGCTCATGTGAATTATTCGGAGACCGGAACGATCCATCTTTCGGAAGTGATAGGAAATAAGGTGCCTGGAATGGCTCTTCGTTCCGTGTCCAAGGAATTTCCTTGGCCGGGTGGAAGATGCGGTTGGCTGGAGATATTCAACAAAGACAAGGATCCCGTTTTTGCACGTTATGCAAAATCTCTTTTGGACGCTAAGATGTTGGAGGTATGTTCCACCACACTTCCTCAGATGGCAATTCCGGAAGTATATTCCCATCCTCAGTTCCTTCCCCACTTAAAGGAAAGAAATGAGAAGTTCAGGAAGAAGGCAAAACTTGCCACCGAGTCTTTTAAAGGACTCAAAGGTGTTACTGTTGTAGAACCTAAGGGTGCATTCTATCTTACTGTTGCATTTGATAAGGGAGTTTTGGGAGATAAGATGACTCTTCCGATCTCTAATCTTCAGGCGGAGGAATTTATCCGTCCTCTTCTCGGGAATTGTGCTCCGGACCGTAGATTTGTGTATTATCTTCTGGCTTCTACAGGTATTTGTGTGGTTCCACTTTCTTCTTTCTGTACGGATAGAGACGGTTTTAGGGTCACTCTTCTGGAAGAAGACGAGGAAAAATTCCGTTGGATCTATAATACTTTGAGAAAAAGTATAGAGGACTATACAGCTTCCGCTTAG
- a CDS encoding S1C family serine protease, producing MNIRLPKIVWVNIGLLVLFLFVLILPGEGGLSSFFRGGKPLGYSDQRAGIQLQNAFRNVYNSSKDSVVSIRTKKTEAITSPYQYFDYRTEKLSSFGSGFLIHEKGYVVTNFHVISDAESIEVIASDGSVFPAKFVGSHERADIALLKIKEGSGLKPVSFGDSDKIEVGDWAIAIGSPFGLERSFSVGVVSAKYREDLDETGQTHIQTDSMINPGSSGGPLLNIYGEVIGINRLIRSDSGRNTGIGFAIPMNYAKKIIQLIEENKGRIIRPATLGVMATVPLPDHRKALGIPADWKGVLVYDMDSGSSAESSGLKRYDFIMEANGVQVKNINDLREQVGIVGLGGRLKLRIYREKSLQELTVRLIQK from the coding sequence ATGAATATTCGTCTTCCTAAAATCGTTTGGGTCAATATCGGACTTTTGGTTTTATTCCTATTCGTCCTCATTCTTCCGGGAGAAGGAGGTTTGTCCTCCTTTTTCCGAGGAGGCAAACCGCTCGGCTATTCCGACCAAAGAGCCGGGATCCAATTGCAGAATGCTTTCCGAAATGTTTATAATTCTTCCAAGGATTCTGTAGTTTCTATCAGAACCAAAAAAACGGAAGCGATCACAAGTCCGTATCAATATTTCGATTATCGCACCGAAAAACTTTCCTCCTTCGGAAGCGGATTTTTAATCCACGAAAAAGGATATGTTGTCACAAATTTTCACGTTATCTCTGACGCAGAAAGTATAGAAGTGATCGCTTCAGACGGTAGTGTTTTCCCCGCTAAATTTGTGGGAAGCCATGAACGAGCGGACATCGCTCTTCTCAAAATTAAAGAAGGAAGCGGGCTCAAACCCGTTTCTTTCGGCGATTCCGACAAGATAGAAGTGGGGGACTGGGCGATCGCAATCGGTTCTCCTTTCGGTTTAGAAAGATCTTTTTCAGTGGGTGTGGTTTCTGCAAAATATAGAGAAGATCTGGACGAGACAGGCCAGACCCATATCCAAACTGACAGCATGATCAATCCCGGTTCCAGCGGCGGACCTCTTCTAAACATTTACGGAGAAGTAATCGGGATCAATCGTTTGATCCGGAGCGACTCAGGTAGAAACACCGGCATCGGTTTTGCCATCCCGATGAATTATGCCAAAAAGATAATCCAGCTTATCGAAGAGAATAAGGGCAGAATTATCAGACCTGCAACTCTGGGTGTGATGGCGACTGTCCCACTTCCGGATCACAGAAAGGCACTCGGGATCCCTGCGGACTGGAAAGGAGTTCTGGTCTATGATATGGACTCGGGTTCTTCTGCGGAAAGTTCCGGTTTGAAACGATATGATTTCATTATGGAAGCAAACGGAGTCCAAGTTAAAAATATTAATGATCTGAGGGAACAGGTCGGAATAGTAGGATTAGGCGGCAGGTTAAAACTTAGGATCTACAGGGAAAAATCCCTGCAAGAACTGACCGTTAGATTGATACAGAAATAA
- a CDS encoding aminopeptidase produces MQSDSTHLLPNGKNRRLGFFSGIPVLFFLFFSGQGCIPYLYHLGKEQAKILLQRKAIPEVLADPEIPETTKTKLKEVEKIRDFGVQELALSPEGGFKSFVQLDRPAIGWHVSACHPLRFESYTWWFPIAGTVPYKGYFSLEKAKEEEQSLKEQGFDTRIRITAGYSTLGWFEDPLFSSQLYEDPGDLASIVIHEMAHATVYFPGDSLFNESYASFVEDAGSDEYVLKIGGPKLLEERKRSEEETKLYKNIIIETANLLKAAYSEGGTEDVLRKKKSDIISNFRKKILQTKWTKINSKKLAERDWNNEDFIGMLRYNSGSGYFKRRFEEVGKNFSKFHEEMRKLKEKSAEERKALLEEK; encoded by the coding sequence ATGCAATCAGACTCAACCCACCTTCTACCTAACGGAAAGAATCGTCGACTCGGATTCTTTTCCGGGATACCCGTTTTGTTTTTTCTATTCTTTTCCGGCCAAGGATGTATTCCTTATCTCTATCATCTTGGAAAAGAACAGGCAAAGATCCTGCTACAAAGAAAAGCGATCCCAGAAGTTTTAGCAGATCCTGAAATACCGGAAACTACAAAAACAAAATTAAAAGAAGTGGAGAAGATCAGAGATTTCGGCGTCCAAGAACTGGCACTCTCTCCCGAAGGTGGATTTAAAAGTTTCGTACAATTGGACCGGCCTGCAATCGGTTGGCATGTAAGCGCCTGCCATCCTTTACGTTTTGAATCCTACACTTGGTGGTTCCCAATCGCAGGAACAGTTCCTTATAAAGGATATTTCTCATTAGAAAAAGCGAAAGAAGAAGAACAGTCCTTGAAAGAACAAGGCTTCGATACTAGAATACGGATCACTGCGGGATATTCCACTTTGGGATGGTTCGAAGATCCGCTATTCTCCTCCCAACTTTATGAAGATCCGGGAGATCTGGCCTCGATCGTCATCCATGAAATGGCACATGCTACGGTGTATTTTCCGGGAGATTCCTTATTTAACGAAAGTTATGCGAGTTTCGTAGAAGATGCCGGTTCAGATGAATACGTCCTAAAGATCGGCGGCCCAAAACTTTTAGAAGAAAGAAAAAGATCGGAAGAAGAAACGAAACTTTATAAAAATATAATTATAGAAACTGCAAATTTACTCAAAGCCGCATATTCGGAAGGCGGCACGGAAGATGTTCTGCGCAAGAAAAAGTCGGATATCATTTCAAATTTTCGTAAAAAGATCCTACAAACGAAATGGACTAAGATCAATTCCAAAAAACTTGCAGAAAGAGATTGGAATAACGAGGATTTTATAGGAATGCTTAGATATAATTCCGGATCTGGGTACTTTAAGAGAAGGTTTGAAGAAGTTGGAAAAAACTTTTCTAAGTTTCATGAGGAGATGAGGAAATTGAAAGAGAAGAGTGCGGAGGAGAGGAAGGCATTGCTGGAGGAGAAGTAA